In Candidatus Cloacimonadota bacterium, the genomic window AAACAGCACACCGGTTTCAAATGCAGAAGTTCGTTTCTACGAGCAAGGTGCAAATCCTCAAAATGATGATCCTGTATTCGTTTCTACGACAGATGCATCAGGCATATATGCATCCGGTGAAGATTACACCGTTGATTACTATGATATTTACATTGCAAAATGGGGTTTTGATCCATATCAGGAGAATGGTTATTTTCTTGGATACGGTGCCAATGCTCATGATATCGTTATCAATCCTGTGGAAAGCGGTTTTATAAGTGGTCATGTATTCAGCGATTTTATGATGCTAACCGGTGCAACGCTTTCTTATGTGAGGAGTGATAATGGTGAAGAATATGCATCAGTTCAGACAGATGCAGGCAGCTATGAAGTCAGCCTTCCTCATTTCATATATGAACTCTATGTAACTGCAGAGGGTCACGTACCGTATCATGGCACCTTTGTTGTTAACGGAGATGATGAATATGATTATCATCTCGGTTCCGCTCAGCTATTTGACGACGCTGAAGAAGGGCTTAGCCAGTGGACATCAGCAGATTGGAACACAACAAGCACTGCTTATGTATCACCGACTCACTCCTTTACAGATAGTCCTACAGGCAATTATACCTCTTGGAGAACTGCAATCCTTCAGCTTGATCAGCCAATTAGTCTTGTCAGTTATACTGGAACTGCAAGCCTGTTCTTTAACACTAAATGGGAAATCGAAGCAGACGATTGGGACTATGCTCAAGTCCAGGCATCGACAGACGGTTCGACATGGACTGCTCTTGAAGGTGAATATACAGAACCAGGTGCAGGCAGCTTCCAGCCGCCCAACGAACCAGTTTATGACGGCACGCAAGCAGACTGGGTGGCAGAGACATCTGATCTCTCAGACTTTGCTGGAGAACCACAGGTCTACATCCGATTCGTTATGGATTCCGACGGCTATGTGAACGAAGATGGTATCTATGTCGATGATATCCTTGTCGGTGATCCATCCTCCAGTTATGAAATACCTGTAACAGCTAATGATGATCCGGTTACGATCAATCACCTCACACTTAATCAGAATTTTCCGAATCCATTTGTTGGTGCAACAACCATCTCATTCTCAATTCCATCGCACAGCCAGAATGCTGAGTTAAAGATCTATAACATCAAGGGACAGCTCGTGAAAACATTCATTCCGGAAATCAGCCCGAAAGGTTCTGTTATCAACTTCAAGTGGGATGGAAAAGATAATCATGAGAAGACAGTTGCTAATGGGGTTTATTTCTACAGACTTGAGACAAAAGAAAAGCAGATCACCAAGAAAATGGTGCTCATGAGATAGTCTCCGTATTCAAACAATATATGTGTAGGCGCACATCGCAAGGTGTGCGTCTTTTTTAAACAATTATTTTCTATCATCGTTACCATCAAATCCGACATAAATTTGACAATAATTAACAATCTCTTTCTTTACTCATTCTATGACATCACAGGAAAAAAAAACGTGGAACGTCAAGGACGTACTCTTCTGGACATCAGACTATTTCACTGAAAAGGAAATCACCTCTCCTCATCTGAATGCTGAATTGCTCATTGCCCATGTACTGGATTGCTCCCGTCTCGACCTGTATCTTAAGTATGACAAACCTCTTTCTGAAAAGGAATTGTCATATATAAAAAAACTCATTAAAAGCCGTGCTTCTCATTACCCGATTCAATACCTGATCGGAAAAACAGAATTTTTCGGACTTCCTTTTTTTGTTGAGGAGGGGGTACTTATTCCGCGTCCCGAAACGGAAATCCTCGTTGACGCTGTCATATCTTTTATAAAAGAATCTAATCAGATTGAATGGCATCTTCTTGATATTGGAACAGGTTCGGGAAACATCCCGATCGCAATTGTTGATTCGTTTAAAAAATCTCCAAAAAAAATATCGGTCCTTGCAACAGATATTTCTGAAAAAGCCCTTGAAATTGCAAAACGGAATAGTGACAAGAACGAAATTGATGATATTACATTATTGATATCAGACTTGTTTGAAAATATTTCCAGCTCTTATGATTGCATCATATCAAACCCGCCATATATACGTGAAAAAGAATTCA contains:
- the prmC gene encoding peptide chain release factor N(5)-glutamine methyltransferase, which encodes MTSQEKKTWNVKDVLFWTSDYFTEKEITSPHLNAELLIAHVLDCSRLDLYLKYDKPLSEKELSYIKKLIKSRASHYPIQYLIGKTEFFGLPFFVEEGVLIPRPETEILVDAVISFIKESNQIEWHLLDIGTGSGNIPIAIVDSFKKSPKKISVLATDISEKALEIAKRNSDKNEIDDITLLISDLFENISSSYDCIISNPPYIREKEFNELPKEIKEHEPREALFAGENGFEFYNNILKDAKKYLKVDGLIFFEIGAYQKEGLMNLAKQYNYKMIDTKKDYNDFDRVVILKNNA